TCAGGCACTGCCACTGCCTCTCGCGCACATTGATTATATCAATCTATATTATTTaaacattattataaaataaattgttgcaTCACCATATGTAAGTAAATGTTATAGTATCTGTAGATGATCACCAGAGCATGAtgatcagagagagagagagaggaaaggaTCTGTTTGTCCCTCAGCAGCCGGCCTGCAGGTGCACCTCCACTACTAGCTAAAAAGTTACaattcaactatatatatataattattgctCTCCTCTATAGATGTTTCGAGCATCGATCGATCGGTTATTTAGTAATGCATGAGCATATAGTTAGAGATAATTTAATGCAGGCCTACCAAAAAAGAAgactcttaattaaaaaaaagagaggagcaTTACCACTGACACATATTAAAATTCGAGATTTAATTGCCCAGTAAAGATTACTTTGCCTTCGATCTTTTCACTTTGTCTGGTTCTGTGCGAGAGCGAGACAAAGAGatttataagaaagaaaaagaagaagaaaagaaatggagatgGTGACTGGTGACTGGTGAGGGCTCACAGAGAAAGAGAGCGCTCTGCtcactctatatatataaatattatgcaaatacaaatatatatttgtagAGAAAAGATGACGGTGGCTGCCAACCTTTGTTTCAGATTTCCCGCGATTGATTAACTAACTTACCATACCTAGCCAGAATCATCGAGACGAACTATTTTCCCCAAAATTAAGGttattttgtcttcttttttcatttttactgCGAtgttaatatattcttttttcattttttttttatctcactttgggatttttttattggaataattTGATGCCATTTTTGTATAGGGAAAAACTTTAATGCTCCAAGAATATCTACTATTCTATGCTCCTGAATTACTAGTTTTCCACTTAGCACAAATAGAtcgtgaattttattttaatttttttgttaattgatttcgTAATCGAATTATAGTTATCTTGCATACTAATTGTTTTATATGCAActctattttatataatatgtaCGCTTAATTAAAGGCATACTATATATCTTCAGACGTTTGCTAAAAGGAACCAGTATCACATCCCTactatatatttagttttataaaagaaaataaaataaaaaaaaccctatgaATATGGAAGCTAGCTCCTGGaaggggaataaaaaaaacagttaaaatttaatgatttcatgtatttttgtgGTTGCGATTGATTGCTGCATGATAGTGTCTAGGAGCCATAATTAATCAAGGGCTCCTTAACCAAATTAGGTGCACCGTGAAGATTCTAGGAAACACTGTTCGGGAACGTTAAAAACTcgttgttaaaaaatataatttatttttagataaaaatttaattttttatatgttttagattgttaatgtgttgatcttaaaaataattttttaaaaataaaaaatattattttaatatatttcaatataaaagatactttaaaaaataattttaattatattttgaaaaagcaaggGCAAGAATTTACCTTGTTATGATAAGGttaggaaaacaaaaacaaccaagACATACgtaatatttgaaaagaaatataaaataaagaaaatggaaTGAATTGGCCTGAAAATCGATTAATTATATATGCCAAAAATACTTTCAAGATTATGTTGATCACGAGTAGACAAAATATTATGCTAAAAACAAACTTTGAATATTatgctatatatatttcaatggatcacactatatatattaattggCTAGATATCTTTCTTCTTAGTGAGGCAAAAGCAATGCATCTTAACTTTTTAGCTACagagttttaaatgttttattaaatctctgttatttttgttttgaaatgaaaaaaaaaaaattaaattcgttCTTTCAACTAAAtttgtttgtgttatttttttatttgtaatttttttttatcttgagatATTAGctaaataaacatttaaatattAGTTGTGTTTAGGTTTTATTGTATGTTAAGTATTATGatgttatgtgttttttaaaagtatattttaattaaaaatatagttaaaataatatttttttttatttttaaaatcagtatattaaaTTCAtcctaaaacatttaaaaaaaaataatttgatattatttcaaataagaaacaattaaaaaatataacgtCCAAAAAGCACTCAGTACTTAATGTTTAATACATTAACTCTACTCTATTGATCCCCCCATTAAGTTTAATCGTAGCCATCTTAATGAGAGCAATCATTTGAAGACCTTACAGCGCTCTCTATTATTTGGAGACAGGACAATTTCAGTTGGTCAAGAAATCAATAGTTCTTACAAGAATTTATGATTGCAGATCCATAACCGTGTTTTGCCGCtggttataaattttatttaaaaaaaaattaatatatctattgattattttgatataattttttatataaaaaaattaaaaagtatatattaataaatttattctatTATCTAATCAAATTTAGTAATAataatctatataaataaataaaacaagtagTTACCAATGTTAACTCAAcaagaaactgaaaaaattaaaagatagaaataaattaagatatttgatctcataaaataagatgtttatttatttgtgtcaACTAAATTTGTttagtaaaatcaataaaagatataatagaaatagatatgattgaataaaatattaaaagaaaaaatatattatgcaaggttaaacatgttaaaaatattatttcaaaataaatatttctttataaaataaaaatcatctatataaaataaaaaaattattcaaaaattaaatacaaacaaaaaaaaatttttttaaaaaaaaaaaacaaaacctctaTTAAAAAAAGACCTACAAAACATGTGGTCTAGATCATGAAATCGAGATAAACtgttagaaaagaaattaagaataaCCACaaatcactatttaaaaaaataataatgtagaatgataaaattataaaagaaaataagagaacAAAGGTTGTTGAActatattaacttttcaaattcattacCCTTGTCATTAGATTTGAAACACCATAAACAAAAAATCTACGAAACTCAAtccctaataaatcaaatgtgaaccagaagaaaatcaatcaattatgaataaaaaaaacattataattaaaagaataatggtgaaaatcaaataaaaaataattagagggcataaaaaaaaaaattgaaaagaaaaaaactttaacaaaagaaaaaaaaatcaaaagaatgagggctaagttaaaaaaaaaaaaaaaacaacataaactttgattaaagaatgaaaattgaaaaccaatacaaactttaacaaaagagccAAGGgagaaaatcaaaaatcaaaagaataagaaccaaattcaaaaaaaaaaaaacatataacaaattgtaatttaaggactaatttgaaaacataaaaaacttttataaaagagacaatgatgaaaataagcaataaagtttttttgaaaaataagagaaCAAACATGTACTTTctatgaaagagagaaaagaaagaagaaaaaaaaataacaactgaAAAAAAACCACGCATCATCGATAGCCACATGCAACATCATCAAGAAGAAAACATGGTGGCACTTTTAAAGAGATAACAGAAGAGCAAGTTTGCCTACTGAAAGGTGTCACACGTGCCACACAAAAAGTGTAAACACCACCTAGATACTGCATGCAATGAGTACATtccaacacttaaaaaaaaaaaaaaaagaataagattttTCCAAGTTAAAAATGTGAATGCTCTCCATGAGCCTGggaattataaaaagaaactgGTGTGAAAGGACACAGATGCCCTTAGACACATGCCTTGTTTTTCCTAAGGGTACAAACGTGTTTGTATTATATTCTAAGaagcaaaaaaccaaaaaaacccttTGATCAACATCTCTAATTTTTTGACCCTATAGATAAataagtatttattattttaaaataccaaataaCTCTTTGTCaaaagttttagattttgttaagCTTGGAGGTAGATTCGTTATTTCATTgtgcaaaaaaaattagaaaagccTAACATAACCCGAGTGGACCTCTAAAAAGACCAAACACCCTCACAACCAAGGCTTccaatttttttcaactcaagGGAAAAATAattagctctctctctctctcacacacacacacataacacCAAGGCTTGTAGCCCAGCGGTGGCAAGAGTTTCCTTGCCTCTGCATCCTAGGTTTAAGTCTCAGCGTGTacgtctgtcacccccgcggtgtcttacatgcttactaagtttgcaggatgttcagtgagccgtgggatttaTCGTGGTgtgcgcaagctgacccggatatccacgtaaatcaaaatatatatatatatatatatatatatatatattgttcgcTTAGGGTCATAAATGCGGTTGGGGTGATGGTAGTAGCTATAACTATCTGTCTAGGTTCATTTAGTTAAAATAACTAGTGAAATAGAGATTCCAAATGATGGAAGGAAAAACGgggaaaaacactaaaaaagctttaaaatgGAGTCTCCTCAAAAAATGGTTTGAGTTTTAGGATGGACACTTACGAACCCCACAAACCAACTTCGTACTAATATGAGTTTGTAATTGTAATCGTAAATTGTTGATATTatggttgtaaaaaaaaaaaaatgtcttctaACATGTGAtgctaaaatctttttatatcataacattaaaaaaccCCAAGAAatctattttataaattcttacTTTTGGATTTTAAACAACAATCACACTTAAACTCACCTTGTTCTGTTTTCGTACCATAGCTATCTATAACTGGAGGAAGGCGGATATCTGCTTGAGAGAACGGATTCAAAAGAGAGCGAGCCATGTTTCAATCGACAGTTATCAACCAACCATGAGAGGAGCCCCACTACCTTCTATTGACAATTGGATTTCATAAACTTTTTGTGCAGTCGAGCTATATAAACtctgtttttcttcattatctTTGGTTGCGATCATAAGGTAATTGTTGTTGATGGAGAATCGATTACCACTTTCATAAAACTCAAACTTAAAAACGTGATTTAAGAGACTAATAAAAAAGCGCGCGCAGAGCAATGCACAAAAAATGCAGAAGAAAAGGAGTACAATTCAGCTAAAAGTGAAATTACCTAAAGTTGAACATTCAAAGCATGACTTCCGAAACAAATACAAGGAATTGTAcaacaaaatatgaaattaaaaaaatttacaacaataaattttcaattagagCAAATAAAACTGTGAATATAGATACTCACGTATCTTATAATAATCTTCACATAAAGGACCTTCAATGATAATTTGTTGAGTGCCAGAAGTGCCACCCTAccgaaaaaaaaaggcattaaaTAAGTGAAAGAATTTCCAAGAAACTGATATACCTGCTCTCTGTTTCATTCACAAAGCAGAAGACACACAAATACAATGACTCACCTTTTGGCTTGGATTCCCAACTTTACGCAGTGTCACGTACTCTCCACATCGCAATGCCCCACCAGCAAATTCTACCTGTAAAGATTATCACTCATCAATCTTTTTATACAAGTACTCATTGATGTGTTCCTTGCTAAGTTTTCTTGTAaaatagaaaagggaaaaaagagtaCCTGAACGCCCTTGCTGGCTAGAAACTGTTTGAAATCCGCCATTTTCAAGTCACCAACAAGAACAGATTTATGTGGAGGGGCAGGAGATGAGATGGGCAGTAATGACAGCATACCGTTCTCTGTCTTCCCTACCTCAGCATCAACCCACGCTACTTCATAGTCTCCCAACTGAAATTGCAAATTATGTCAGTCACCATTAGAGGTACATGCAGATAAATAAATGCTGTTGAGCATCATAAATGTTGGTATGCTGAGATGATACCTTTTTAAACAGCACATTACTCATCAGCTTCTCTGAAAGTTGCACCTGTATGTCACAATGGAtggcaaaagaaaaatgaaggctGGTCATTGATAATAAATGTTCTTGTAGGAATCAAAGTTCTCCTGCATTCGTACCTTGTAAGCACACAAATCAGAGGTAACATCAATTGTCTCTTCAATTTGGGGAGCATAAACCTGGACATTCTTTATATTTAGGAAATGCTGCTTCAAGTGTTCTGTGGCCTCAGCTGATCCATGCACCATAACCTCCAAGGAAAAAGATAAAGCCCATGTGGTTAATTATTTCAGTAAGGATCTCCTCCACATAGAACCCTTAAAAGTGCCATGTTTTGTGCGTAATAGAATTGTTGGGGTTGATCCACCCATATAAATAGACCTTAAACAGGAAAATCCTACTTCAAAGGCATTTTGAAGCTATTTGGCTTCTGACTTCAACCcaaaaggcaaaaaagaaaagaacaccCTGGACTTGGTGAAGTTCCTAATGCTTGAGAAAAAGTACTGTCCATCCACTTTGAATAACACTGTGACTCTTGTGCTTATGCATGCATATTGAGCCACTAAGAGCAATACAATCGCAAGCAAAGTAGAACAAACAAAAGTCATTCACAAGATCCATGCTAACAACCCAAGAAAAATCCTATTGCTAAGCCACTTGCTACAACAAAAACTATAACACAAAGGAACAGAATTTCCAAACCTGCTATTAAATCATATATCTTTATGTACatgttaaattatataaatttccaAGCACAGGGTTTTCTTACAAGCTTCAAGGGTGCCACATGGGTAAGAATGGATTTAATTGAGCGTCCATCAGAACGCCCTTCATAGTCCATGTAAATCAATGAACACTTCACTTGCACCTGATTACCATTGAAGAACAAAGATTCAGCAATATGAAACCCTTTCCTTGATTGGAAAGAACCAACAAAACCTATTCACAGATAGCTCCACCCATATTTAACTTACTGTCAGTTCATTCGAGACAACTTTTGATGGCTTTGTATCAAGTATCAAACTAGCAGACCCTTCATCAAGTTTTCCATCAATATCCCCACCAACCTGCGACGAAAGATGAAGTAATAGATAATATAGCAACCATTTTAAAGGCTGAAGGAGATAAAAGATAGAAGTAAAACTATCAACTTCAGCAGATGAGGACTCTCCATAGCTGAATATCACAGATAAAGCAACCAAGAATGCAGATGTTCTACACTGAAAAGGAACTCACATGCATAGCTGCTTGGTCCATGTCTTCATCCTGAACTACATAATCATCAGGATTTATGACTTCGCCAAATTCATCCCACTCTAAGCTATTCTCATAGAATGGAAACATTGGAGCAACACTGGTGGATGGAGgaacaaatccatcaattaaGATGTCCCGGTGTCCACTCCCACGTGAACCAACCACTGCAAAGTACAATCAAAGGATTTAGTAGTGCATGAGATAATGGTGCAACTGAAGGAAATCACAGCAGTGCTTTATCATAAACTGGAAGAAGAGTACCATCCAGTGGAGAATGTGTGTTGCCAGAATCAATGACCATTGGATCACTCAAATTGTTGTCAGGCCCATGAGACACTTTTGATTCCTCCTCTTTGATCAGACTAGCTTTGAGTTCCTCTTCCCTTTTCAACCGCTTTTGCTCTTCTTCATAAGCAATTAACTCATCCCCGACCAGGGGAACCCTCCTTGACATGGTCATTTTAACAGCCTTTGGAGGTGGATCTGCCTGAAGCATGCGAGCTAGCGTGCCAAACTACATGTGTACAGCCAGTTCTTAGGATATGCACTCTATGcagaaaattgaaaatcaactaCGGATATATCGTGCTCAAGCCTCAGAAACAGAACTAATGCAGACGAGTAGCATACACAACAAATAATGAAAATGCTAACATTCACAATGATTGCAACACTGAAAGACATCAAGAACATTCATACCTGGCCCCTTTCTGTAAAGAGCACAAGATTCTTGACATCAGCCGCCCATTCAGCAAATATATCATGAGAAAAACCTGCTTCCAAACTAGCCACAGATGCTAGAACAACCTAATTGAGGTGTTCCAAGTCAACATCATtgaaaataatagaaaacattaatattatttacacTCCAAGCTACTGCATGTCTAACCTTTGGACCAGTTGAAGCATTATCTAATTCGTCCTTGCTTATCAGAAGTGTCACATGCCTGCAAATTTTGGTCATAAAGTCACCTAAGATGAATAGTTAATAAAATATACCAACAGTGAGATAAGCCAGAGCAGAGCTAGATATATTATTAGAAAGAGCCTAATTTGCAAAATAGATTTGAAAATCGAGGACAATGTGGAAGCTAAATAGACTTAAGTTGTGGAATACATGAACAAACCACTTACTTCATAAGAAAAGCATTATCACGTGAAGTTTCAAAAGACTTTGCAATTGAATCACTCATCCACTCCAGGAAACTTTTGATGTAATCAATGGTGCTTGATGAAACATACGAGAGAAAGAATATGGGATAGTTCAAAAACCGTTGTCCCCAGAACTGCAATTTACATTAAAACTCGAACTTTATGAATGTAATATGGTCAGATATAACAAAACTAGTACCAGTTTCATTCTCCTTACTGACCTGTTCCAATATTAGTAGAAGTTCCAAAACTCGGCCAGCAGAATCAACAGGTAGTAATACATTTCCACCACCTTCTAGTGTCTTTAAAATAGTCTCTAAGTCAATTACAgagaaacaaacataagaaataGTTGAACCACGCTTTTAAGCAGTTACCTACaagcaaatatttattttctttcttcacagcacaattaagaaagaaaaaaaa
This genomic interval from Populus alba chromosome 1, ASM523922v2, whole genome shotgun sequence contains the following:
- the LOC118045643 gene encoding cleavage and polyadenylation specificity factor subunit 2, with amino-acid sequence MGTSVQVTPLSGVYNENPLSYLVSIDGFNFLIDCGWNDHFDPSLLQPLSKVASKIDAVLLSYGDMLHLGALPFAMKQFGLNAPVFSTEPVYRLGLLTMYDQSFSRKAVSEFDLFSLDDIDSAFQNFTRLTYSQNHHLSGKGEGIVIAPHVAGHLLGGTVWKITKDGEDVVYAVDFNHRKERHLNGTVLESFYRPAVLITDAYNALNSQPSRQQRDKQFLETILKTLEGGGNVLLPVDSAGRVLELLLILEQFWGQRFLNYPIFFLSYVSSSTIDYIKSFLEWMSDSIAKSFETSRDNAFLMKHVTLLISKDELDNASTGPKVVLASVASLEAGFSHDIFAEWAADVKNLVLFTERGQFGTLARMLQADPPPKAVKMTMSRRVPLVGDELIAYEEEQKRLKREEELKASLIKEEESKVSHGPDNNLSDPMVIDSGNTHSPLDVVGSRGSGHRDILIDGFVPPSTSVAPMFPFYENSLEWDEFGEVINPDDYVVQDEDMDQAAMHVGGDIDGKLDEGSASLILDTKPSKVVSNELTVQVKCSLIYMDYEGRSDGRSIKSILTHVAPLKLVMVHGSAEATEHLKQHFLNIKNVQVYAPQIEETIDVTSDLCAYKVQLSEKLMSNVLFKKLGDYEVAWVDAEVGKTENGMLSLLPISSPAPPHKSVLVGDLKMADFKQFLASKGVQVEFAGGALRCGEYVTLRKVGNPSQKGGTSGTQQIIIEGPLCEDYYKIREYLYSQFYLL